Genomic window (Longimicrobiaceae bacterium):
GAGAGCTCCGCCTGGCTCGACCGCGCGGAGGGGGTGGTGCGTGCCCTGGACGATCCCCGCGGCCCCTTCTTCCTGTCCAACGCGCGTGGGCGGGTGGGGATGGCGCGGGAGCTCCCGCGCGAGGCGGAGGACGCATTCCGGAAGGCGCTGGAATCCGCCCGCACCCCCCAGGACCGGGGGATCGCGCTCCTCAACCTCGCCGAGTCCCTCCTGCAGCAGGAGCGGCTCGTCGAGGCGGAAGCGGTCGCGAGGGAGCTGGAGAAGACCGCCATCGTCCACCGGACGATCTACCTGCTCCTCGACCTGTACCGCATGCTCGGCGCGATTGCCCGGGCCCGCGGCGACGCGGAGGGCTTCCTCTTCTACGAGCAGGCGCTCGACCTCTGCCGCGAGCGGGGCGCGCCGCTCGTCGAGCTGGCGGCCACGCAGCACGAGTACGCCCTCTTCGAGGCCGCGCAGGGGAGCCCGGAATCCGCCGCCGAGCGCCTGCGGGAAGCGCTGGCGCTCTACGAGCGGCTGGGGATGGGGCCGGAGCTGAGCCGCGCCCGTGCGGAGCTGGCCCGGATCACGGGGAGCGCGGCGCCCGCGCAGGGACCGACACGGACAGACCAACCGGGAGCAAACGATGCAGATGCGTAAGATCGCCCTCCTCCTCGTTGCGCTCCTCGCCGCCGGGTGCGGCAGGGATGCGATCGCGGGCGGATACAAGGAGGTGGAGACGGTGGCCGTGGGCGACGGCACCCCGGACGGCTCCGCCTCGCGTGCCGCGGCCGGGGGCGCGCGGTGGAGCGTGGCGGTCCCGCAGGGGACGCTGTCCTTCACCGCGCGGGCGTCGCTGGTGGCGGAGGACGGGCGCGCCGTTCCGCTCACCGAGCAGCCGCGGGAGGTGCGGGTCCGCCTGGACGGGACCGACCGGGCGACGCTCTCCCGTGCGCTCGTCCCGCCGGTGCGCTATACGCGGGCCCGGGTGGTGTTCACGAGCGTGGCCGCGGATGTCACCGGCGGGCTCACGATCGGCGGGCTCCCGCTCCTGGGTCCCGTCCGGGTGGCGATCCCCGCCGGCGACAGCGTGGTCGTGGAGCGCGCCGTCGCCCTGGAGCCGGAGCGCACCCGGGAGACGCTGGTGGTGGACCTCAACGCCTCCGCCTGGCTGGGCGCCGCGCTCGGAGGAAACGTCGCCCCCGCCATGTTCGCGGCGGCGGTCCGGATCCGTAGCGAATAGCCGCGTCCGGGGGTCGGGTCCTGGCCGGAGACTTGCCGGGACGGGGAGCGGAGCTTCCATTCCCTGTTCCCGCTGCGCGCAGCGCGCGCCGCCGCGACGCACCCGATCCGGCTTCCAATGGAGCTGACGTCCTCCTCCCGCCTGCGTGAGCTGGTCGCCCGCGCGCGCGAGGTCACCGAGACCGTAGCCGCCCCCAACGCGGAGGCCGAGGACCGGGACGCCCGGTGGCCCGGGCCCGCCATGCGCGCGCTCGCGGACGCCGGGCTCATGGGGCTGCACGTGCCGGAGGATCTCGGCGGCCACGGCGAGGGGCTCAGCGGCCTGGTGGCGCTGTCGGAGACGCTGGCGCAGGGGAGCGCCTCCGCCGCCATGTGCTACGCCATGCACTGCGTGGGCACCGCGGTCATCGCCGCCAAGGCCACCGATCACCACAAGGAGGCGTACCTCGTCCCCATCGCGCGGGGGGAGCACGTCACCACCCTGGCGCTGAGCGAGCCGGGGACGGGCATCCACTTCTACCTCCCCCAGTCGCTCGTCCTCCCCGAGAGCGACCACTACCTCGTGCGCGGCACCAAGAGCTTCGTCACCAACGGCGGCGAGGCCGACTCGTACGTGGTATCGGTGGCGGCCCCGGACGAGGAGGGAGCCGGCGAGGGGACCTTCAGCTGCGTGCTGGTGGACGAGGGGACGCCGGGGCTCCGCTGGGAGGAGCCCTGGGCGGGGCTGGGGATGCGGGGCAACAGCTCCCGCACCGTCCGGCTGGAGGACGTCCCCGTCCCCCGCGGCAACCTCCTGGGCGAGGAGGGCGACCAGCTCTGGTACGTGTTCGAGGTGGTGGCGCCCTACTTCCTCATGGCGATGGCCGGCACCTACCTGGGGGTGGCCTCCGCCGCCTTCGCCATCGCCCGCGAGCACCTGGGGACGCGCCGCTACGCGCACTCCGGCGAGCTGCTGGGGAGCTCCCCCGTGCTGGCGCACCGCCTGGGCGAGCTGTGGACCGAGCTGTCGCGCACGCGCCACCTGGTGCACGCCGCCGCAGCCCGCGCCGACGCCGGAGACCCCGACGCACTCCCGGAGGTGCTGGCCTGCAAGGCCGCCGCCGGGGACACCGCGGTGCTGCTCACCAACGAGGCCATGACCCTCTGCGGCGGCTCCGGGTACCGGGAGAACGGCACGCTGGCGCGCCTCCTCCGCGACGCCCGCGCCAGCCACGTCATGGCCCCCACCACCGACATCCTGAAGACCTGGGTGGGGCGCGCGCTCCTGGGACAGCCGCTCCTGTGACCGCCATGGCCGGGCACGCGCTCCTGGTGGCCGACCAGAGCCCCGCGTGGGCCGGCGCCCTGGGCCCGGTCCACGAGGCGCGCCCGGCCGAGCTCGCGGCGGAGGTGGGACGCGGGGCCCTCCGGGAGGCGGCGTGCGCGGTCGTGGACGGCACGGTCCGCGACGCCCCCGGGGTCGCCCGGAGGATCCACGCCGCCGACCCGACGCTGCAGGTGGTGGTGGTGGCCCCCGCCGACGGAAAGGCGCGGCTGCAGCACGCCCTGCTCTTCCTCCCGGGGCTGGGAGAGGTGTGGCTGGTGGAGCCGCCCGAGCTGAACGCCTCGCTGGTGGAGCGCGCGGGCGACGTCACCCGCCAGCGGCGCCGCTACCGCGCCGTACGCCCCGGGATCGAGCGGAGCCTGGCCGCCGCCCCCGCGCGCGTCCAGCGGACCCGGCTCTCCGACGCCTACCTCGCCTCGCTCCTCCAGTCCGTCCCGGACCCCGTGCTCTCGGTGGACGAAGCGGGGCGGATCCTCTCGTGGAACCCCGCCGCGGAGCGGGTGCTCGGCCGCCCCGCGCACGAGGTGGCGGGGCGCCCCCTCGCCGAGGTCCTCGCCCCGGACGACCCCGCCCCCGTGGAGCGGCTCCTCGCCCGCGCGGGCGGCATCCGCCGGGCGGAGCTCCGCTTCCGGCGAGCCGGCGGCGAGGAGGGGACCGGGGAGCTGATCGTGGCCCCGGTGGACGCCGACGGCCAGAACGTCCGCTCGGTCATCGTGCACGACCTCACCGAGCAGCGCCGCGCCCAGGCGGAGCTGGAGACCCAGGCCGCCGAGCTGCAGGAGCAGGCGGCCGAGCTGGAGCTGCTCAACGACGAGCTCCAGCAGCGCACCCGCGAGCTGGAGGCCGCCCTCGGCACCCGGAGCCGCTTCTACGCGGCCATGAGCCACGAGCTGCGCACCCCGATCAACGCGGTGATCGGGTACAACGCCCTCCTCCTCGACGGGATCTACGGCCCCCTGCAGGAGCGGCAGGAGTACGGGCTCACCCGCTCGCAGCGGGCCGCGCAGCACCTGCTGGAGCTGGTCAACGACGTCCTGGACCTGGCCAAGATCGAGGCCGGGCGCATCGAGCTGCAGGTGGAGCGGACCCCCTTCCCCACCGTGCTGGAGGAGGTGGCGGACACGGTCCGGTCGCTGGCGGAGCAGCACGGCTCCCGCATCGAGGTGGCCGGCGCGGCGGAGCCGCACGCCGTCTCCACGGACCCGCGGCGCCTCCGGCAGATCCTGCTCAACCTCCTCTCCAACGCCGCCAAGTTCGGGGACGGGAAGCCGATCGAGCTGGGATGGGATCCCACGCCCGACGGCGGGGTGGAGGTACGTGTGGCGGACCACGGGAGGGGGATCGCCCCCGCGGACCTGGAGCGGATCTTCCACGAGTTCGAGCAGGTGGAGACGCGCGAGGGCGGCGGGACGGGGCTGGGCCTCCCGATCTCCCGGCGCCTGGCCGAGATCCTGGGGGGCTCGCTGCGGGTGGACTCCACGGTGGACGAGGGGAGCACCTTCCGGCTGCGCCTCCCTCCCGCCCCGCCC
Coding sequences:
- a CDS encoding acyl-CoA dehydrogenase family protein, coding for MELTSSSRLRELVARAREVTETVAAPNAEAEDRDARWPGPAMRALADAGLMGLHVPEDLGGHGEGLSGLVALSETLAQGSASAAMCYAMHCVGTAVIAAKATDHHKEAYLVPIARGEHVTTLALSEPGTGIHFYLPQSLVLPESDHYLVRGTKSFVTNGGEADSYVVSVAAPDEEGAGEGTFSCVLVDEGTPGLRWEEPWAGLGMRGNSSRTVRLEDVPVPRGNLLGEEGDQLWYVFEVVAPYFLMAMAGTYLGVASAAFAIAREHLGTRRYAHSGELLGSSPVLAHRLGELWTELSRTRHLVHAAAARADAGDPDALPEVLACKAAAGDTAVLLTNEAMTLCGGSGYRENGTLARLLRDARASHVMAPTTDILKTWVGRALLGQPLL
- a CDS encoding PAS domain-containing sensor histidine kinase, which encodes MAGHALLVADQSPAWAGALGPVHEARPAELAAEVGRGALREAACAVVDGTVRDAPGVARRIHAADPTLQVVVVAPADGKARLQHALLFLPGLGEVWLVEPPELNASLVERAGDVTRQRRRYRAVRPGIERSLAAAPARVQRTRLSDAYLASLLQSVPDPVLSVDEAGRILSWNPAAERVLGRPAHEVAGRPLAEVLAPDDPAPVERLLARAGGIRRAELRFRRAGGEEGTGELIVAPVDADGQNVRSVIVHDLTEQRRAQAELETQAAELQEQAAELELLNDELQQRTRELEAALGTRSRFYAAMSHELRTPINAVIGYNALLLDGIYGPLQERQEYGLTRSQRAAQHLLELVNDVLDLAKIEAGRIELQVERTPFPTVLEEVADTVRSLAEQHGSRIEVAGAAEPHAVSTDPRRLRQILLNLLSNAAKFGDGKPIELGWDPTPDGGVEVRVADHGRGIAPADLERIFHEFEQVETREGGGTGLGLPISRRLAEILGGSLRVDSTVDEGSTFRLRLPPAPPAG